The proteins below are encoded in one region of Thermosulfurimonas marina:
- the pyk gene encoding pyruvate kinase: MRERPKSKIVATIGPACASQKVLQQMIQAGMEIARLNLAHGNLETHKKYISLVRAAARAVGRRVALLADLPGPKIRVGLLPQEPLELKRGTRVFIVPEEKSSDPRTIPIPLPGLLDFLRPKQSIYLNDGLIQLLVEEVSRGRAQARVVVGGELFSHKGVNLPGMDLGISAFTEEDRRLMAFALSQGVEAIGLSFVQGPEDVREAREYARSLGYAPFLIAKIERAQGVRHLSAILAEADGIMIARGDLGVELPIEEIAIVQKSLIEKAALAGKVVITATQMLKSMTTTRRPTRAEVTDVTNAILDGTDGLMLSEETAAGLYPVEAVRMMARIARTTEKERRYFPVREKILEARGKKKLDLDEVLSLDVFTTVEHLKVKAVIIPTESGETAIKVARFRLPVWIYAFSPHESVCQRLLFYYGIRPVLLSQSLSDWQGLALHWLRKNVLKEGLVLSLQRTFLGSHRSHRLDLIELERD, translated from the coding sequence ATGAGAGAGCGTCCCAAGTCCAAGATAGTGGCCACGATTGGTCCGGCCTGTGCCTCCCAGAAAGTGCTACAACAGATGATTCAGGCCGGGATGGAGATCGCCCGGCTCAATTTGGCCCATGGGAACCTGGAGACCCACAAAAAATATATCTCTCTGGTGCGGGCCGCGGCTCGGGCCGTGGGCCGCCGGGTAGCCCTTCTGGCCGATCTCCCGGGACCCAAGATAAGGGTAGGGCTTCTCCCTCAAGAACCCTTGGAACTCAAACGGGGAACTCGAGTATTTATTGTGCCCGAGGAAAAATCCTCCGATCCCCGGACTATTCCCATCCCTCTCCCGGGACTCTTGGATTTCCTGCGTCCCAAACAGAGCATTTATCTAAATGATGGTCTTATCCAGCTTCTGGTAGAAGAGGTCTCCAGAGGCAGGGCCCAAGCAAGAGTGGTGGTGGGAGGGGAACTCTTTTCCCACAAGGGAGTAAATCTCCCCGGGATGGACCTAGGGATTTCCGCCTTCACCGAAGAGGATCGGCGTCTCATGGCCTTTGCCCTTTCTCAAGGAGTGGAGGCCATCGGGCTTTCCTTTGTCCAAGGCCCGGAGGATGTGCGCGAGGCCCGAGAGTATGCGCGTTCTCTGGGCTATGCTCCCTTTCTTATCGCCAAGATCGAACGGGCCCAAGGGGTTCGCCATCTTTCGGCCATCCTGGCGGAGGCCGATGGGATCATGATCGCCCGTGGAGATCTGGGGGTAGAGCTCCCCATAGAGGAAATCGCTATCGTGCAGAAGTCTCTTATTGAAAAGGCTGCGCTAGCCGGAAAGGTGGTCATTACCGCCACCCAGATGCTCAAATCCATGACCACCACTCGGCGCCCTACACGGGCGGAGGTTACCGACGTGACCAACGCCATCTTGGATGGGACCGACGGCCTTATGCTTTCGGAAGAGACCGCCGCCGGGCTCTATCCTGTGGAAGCGGTGAGGATGATGGCCCGCATCGCCCGGACCACCGAAAAGGAGCGGCGGTACTTCCCGGTCCGGGAAAAAATCCTTGAGGCCCGGGGGAAAAAGAAGCTTGATCTGGACGAAGTTCTCTCCTTGGATGTTTTTACCACCGTGGAACACCTGAAGGTGAAGGCGGTGATCATTCCCACGGAATCCGGGGAAACAGCCATAAAGGTGGCTCGATTTCGTTTGCCGGTGTGGATCTATGCTTTCAGCCCCCACGAGTCTGTCTGTCAACGTCTACTCTTCTATTACGGTATCCGACCGGTGCTTCTTTCACAGAGCCTTAGCGACTGGCAGGGGCTAGCGCTGCACTGGTTGCGCAAAAACGTCCTCAAGGAAGGCCTGGTACTTTCCCTCCAGCGCACCTTCCTGGGCTCCCACAGGAGTCACCGTCTGGATTTGATCGAGCTGGAGAGGGACTGA
- a CDS encoding tRNA lysidine(34) synthetase: MALYHKLKRLIGRALHRYEMLAPGDRILIALSGGADSLVLTYFLGEWRRKVQFDYQILAVHLDMGFPRGPEYEEGLKRLAAFCEDLEVPFRLLKTDCGMQALEAAERGKPSPCFVCSWHRRKHLFRLAGEEGFNKIAFGHHRDDLVVTFFLNMCFHGELSTILPVQEMFQGRLYLIRPLILCEKSALQAFAQKEDFPIVENPCPFSGETRRVFMERWLEEHLYAINPKVRGSVFRAIFNWRPEYLPR, translated from the coding sequence ATGGCCCTTTATCACAAACTCAAGCGTCTTATCGGACGGGCCCTTCATCGGTACGAGATGCTCGCTCCGGGGGACCGCATCCTGATCGCCCTTTCCGGCGGGGCCGACAGTCTGGTGCTCACCTATTTCCTTGGGGAGTGGCGGCGCAAGGTGCAGTTTGATTACCAGATCCTGGCCGTACACCTAGACATGGGCTTTCCCCGGGGGCCGGAATATGAAGAGGGCCTAAAGCGCCTGGCGGCCTTCTGTGAGGACCTGGAAGTGCCTTTCCGTTTGCTAAAGACCGACTGCGGAATGCAGGCCCTGGAGGCTGCCGAGCGGGGAAAACCCTCCCCCTGTTTTGTCTGCTCCTGGCACCGCCGCAAGCATCTCTTCCGTCTGGCCGGGGAGGAGGGCTTCAATAAGATCGCCTTCGGTCATCACCGGGACGACCTGGTGGTGACCTTTTTCCTCAATATGTGTTTTCACGGAGAACTTTCCACCATTCTTCCCGTCCAGGAGATGTTTCAGGGACGCCTCTACCTGATAAGACCTCTAATTCTCTGTGAGAAGTCCGCCCTCCAGGCCTTCGCCCAAAAGGAGGACTTTCCCATTGTGGAAAATCCCTGCCCCTTTTCCGGGGAGACCCGGCGGGTCTTTATGGAGCGGTGGCTCGAGGAGCATCTTTATGCCATCAACCCCAAGGTGCGGGGCTCGGTCTTTCGGGCCATCTTCAACTGGCGTCCGGAATATCTCCCGCGGTGA